Proteins encoded by one window of Anas platyrhynchos isolate ZD024472 breed Pekin duck chromosome 14, IASCAAS_PekinDuck_T2T, whole genome shotgun sequence:
- the LOC101804573 gene encoding deoxycytidine kinase 2, translating into MSTPAKRRCCGPSGSLDSSFQKRLKKISIEGNIAAGKSTFVRLLEKHSDEWEIIPEPIAKWCNIQTAEDEYEELSTSQKNGGNLLKMLYDKPTRWAYTFQTYACLSRVRAQLKPVSAKLHEAEHPVQFFERSVYSDRYVFASNLFESGNINETEWTIYQDWHTWLLNQYEPDIELDGIIYLRTTPQKCMERLQMRGREEEQGIELEYLENLHYKHETWLYERTLRVDFENLKEIPVLVLDVNEDFKNDKIKQEYLIDEVKSFLTS; encoded by the exons ATGTCCACCCCTGCCAAGCGGCGCTGCTGCGGCCCCAGTGGCTCCCTCGACTCCAGCTTCCAGAAGCGCCTCAAGAAGATTTCCATCGAGGGGAACATCG CTGCGGGGAAGTCGACGTTTGTCAGGCTACTTGAGAAACACAGCGATGAGTGGGAGATAATCCCTGAACCTATTGCCAAGTGGTGCAACATTCAGACAGCTGAGGATGAGTACGAG GAGCTTTCAACATCTCAGAAGAATGGAGGAAATCTACTTAAAATGCTGTACGATAAACCCACAAGATGGGCTTACACTTTTCAGACTTATGCTTGCTTGAGCCGAGTAAGGGCACAATTAAAACCCGTCTCAGCCAAATTACATGAAGCAGAACATCCAGTGCAATTTTTTGAGAGATCTGTGTACAGTGACAG ATACGTGTTTGCTTCTAACCTGTTTGAATCTGGGAACATCAACGAAACTGAGTGGACCATCTATCAGGACTGGCACACTTGGCTTTTGAATCAGTATGAACCTGATATAGAACTGGATGGCATCATCTACCTCAGAACCACACCGCAG aaatgcatggaAAGGCTGCAGATGaggggaagagaagaggaaCAAGGAATTGAGCTCGAGTATTTGGAAAACCTCCACTATAAACATGAAACGTGGCTTTATGAAAGAACTCTGAG AGTTGATTTTGAGAACCTTAAAGAAATCCCCGTTCTCGTTTTGGATGTTAATGAAGATTTTAAGAATGACAAGATTAAGCAGGAGTACCTAATTGATGAG GTCAAATCTTTCCTGACTTCTTAA